A window of Pectobacterium carotovorum genomic DNA:
TTCTCCGCGATGTGAACCGGTATTCTGTACATGCTCGGTGATCAGGCCACGCAGATGCTCTTCATGAATAGCCAGTTCTTCGACATCCAGCACTTCCACCAGTTCCGGGTTAACGCGTTTGCGGAATTCACCGTCTTCATCCAGCACGTAGGCGAACCCACCGGTCATACCTGCGCCAAAGTTCACGCCAGTACGGCCCAGCACGCAGACGATACCGCCCGTCATGTATTCACAGCCGTTATCACCGATGCCTTCTACAACGGTGATACAGCCGGAGTTACGTACGGCGAAACGCTCACCTGCACGGCCTGCGGCAAACAGCTTACCGCCAGTCGCGCCGTAGAGGCAGGTGTTACCGATGATGCTGGCTTCGTGGCTGCGGAAGGCGGAACCCACCGGAGGACGTACGGAGATGCTGCCGCCCGCCATGCCTTTGCCCACGTAGTCGTTGGCATCGCCAGTTAATTTCAGCTCCACGCCGCCTGCGTTCCAGACGCCAAAGCTCTGTCCTGCGGTACCGGAGAAGTGCGCTTTAATCGGATCTCCCGCCAGCCCTTGATCGCCATGTTTCTCGGCAATCGCACCGGACAGCGTCGCGCCGACGGAGCGATCGGTGTTACGGATATCGAAGTAGAGCGCTTTGCCCTGCTTCGAATCGATATGCGGCTGTGCCTGAGCCAGCAGCTCTTTGTTCAGCAAGCCTTTATCGAACGACAGATTGCTTTCAGTACAGTACAGCGCTTTGCCCGGCTGAGGCTGTGCTGCGTGCAACAGCGGAGACAGATCCAGTTTGTTCTGTTTCGCACTGAAACCGTCCAGCTCAACCAGCAAGTCGGTACGACCAATCAGATCCACCAGACGGCTGACGCCCAGTTCTGCCATCAACACACGAGTTTCATGTGCGATGAAGTGGAAGTAGTTGGTTACACGCTCAGGCAGGCCGTGGTAGTGATCGCGGCGCAGCTTCTCATCCTGCGTTGCAACGCCTGTCGCACAGTTATTCAGGTGACAGATACGCAGGTATTTACAACCCAGCGCCACCATCGGTCCGGTGCCGAAGCCGAAGCTTTCCGCGCCCAGAATCGCCGCTTTGACGATATCCAGACCGGTTTTCAAGCCACCGTCCACCTGAAGGCGGATTTTGTGGCGCAGGCCGTTGGATACCAGAGCCTGCTGTGTTTCCACCAGACCCAGTTCCCACGGGCAACCCGCGTATTTCACGGAGGAGAGCGGGCTGGCACCCGTACCACCGTCGTAACCGGCGATGGTGATCAGGTCGGCATACGCCTTGGCAACGCCCGTAGCGATAGTCCCGACGCCCGGTTCGGACACCAGTTTTACCGAAATCATCGCTTTCGGGTTGACCTGTTTCAGATCGAAAATCAGCTGAGCCAGATCTTCGATAGAGTAAATATCGTGGTGCGGCGGTGGTGAAATCAGCGTCACGCCCGGCACGGAATAACGCAGACGAGCAATGTACGGCGTGACTTTATCACCCGGTAACTGACCGCCTTCGCCCGGCTTCGCGCCCTGTGCCACTTTAATCTGAATCACATCGGCGTTAACCAGATAGGCTGGCGTCACACCAAAGCGGCCAGAAGCAACCTGCTTGATACGGGACACTTTATTGGTGCCGTAACGCGCCGGATCTTCGCCGCCTTCACCGGAGTTGGAGAAACCGCCCAGTCCGTTCATCGCTTCAGCCAGCGATTCATGGGCTTCGGGGCTGAGTGCACCGATGGACATGGCCGCGGTATCGAAGCGTTTGAACATTTCAGAGGCCGGTTCAACGCTGTCGATCGCGATAGCCGCGCCTTCTTGCGGTTTCAGTGCCAGCAGGTCGCGTAAGGTCGCTGCTGGGCGCTCGTTAACCAGTTTGGCGTATTGCTCGTAATCGCTGTACTCACCGGATTTCACTGCGGTTTGCAGCGTGGTGACGACGTCCGGGTTGTAGGCATGGTATTCACCGCCGTGAACAAATTTCAGCAGGCCGCCCTGTTCCAGCGTTTTACGTTTCAGCCAGGCGCGCTTGGACAGGTTCAACAGATCCTGTTCGAAGTCGCTATAGTTTGCCCCGCCGATGCGACTGACGACGCCCAGGAAGCATTGCGTCGACACGTCTTTGTGCAGGCCCACCGCTTCAAACAGCTTGGAACAGCGATAAGACGCAATCGTCGAGATGCCCATTTTGGACATAATCTTGTACAGGCCTTTGTTGATACCGTTACGGTAGTTCAGCATCACGGCACGATAAGGTTTGTCGATGGTGTGGTTATCCACCATCCGCGCCAGCGTTTCATAGGCGAGGTAAGGGTAGATAGCCGTGGCGCCAAAGCCTAACAGCACGGCAAAGTGGTGCGGATCGCGCGCACTGGCGGTTTCGACAATGATGTTGGCATCACAGCGCAGGCTCTTTTCTACCAGACGGCGCTGAACCGCGCCCACGGCCATCGGCGCAGGGACAGGCAAGCGTGATTCGCTAATGCCACGGTCAGACAGCACCAGCAGAACGGCACCGTCTCTGACTTTGCTTTCAGCTTCGTCACACAGTTTCTCGATGGTCTGTTGCAGCGTTTGCTGCGACGGATCAAACGTCAGATCCAGCGTGTCGGCGCGATAGTGCAGCTCATCCTGTGACGTCAGCTGTGTGAAGTCGGAGTAAAGCAGGATCGGCGATTTAAAGCTCAGACGGTGAGCCTGACCTTCGGCTTCACAGAAGACGTTCATTTCACGGCCAATGCTGGTCGCCAGTGACATCACATGTGCTTCGCGCAGCGGATCGATCGGCGGGTTGGTGACCTGCGCGAACTGCTGACGGAAGTAGTCATAAATGATGCGTGGACGGCTGGACAGCACGGCGAACGGCGTATCATCGCCCATCGAACCGGTGGCTTCCTGACCGTTTTCGCCCAGCACGCGGATGACCTGATCCAGCTCTTCGCTGCTGTAACCGTACTGTTTCTGGAAGGTCTCCAGCAGCTCATCGTCGAATTCACGGCTGCCAACCTGATCGTCTGGCAACTCTTCAAACGGCACCAGACGCTTAACGTTTTTCTCCATCCACTCTTTGTAAGGGTGGCGGCTTTTCAAATCGTCATCGGTTTCGGCGGAGTGCAGGATGCGGCCGCTGCGGGTGTCGATCACCATCAGCTCGCCCGGACCGACGCGGCCTTTCTCAACCACTTCGTCCGGCTGATAATCCCAGATACCGACTTCAGAGGCACAGGTGATCAGCTTGTCTTTGGTGATGACGTAGCGTGCAGGGCGCAGGCCGTTACGATCCAGGTTACAGGCCGCATAGCGCCCGTCGGACATCACGATACCGGCCGGGCCATCCCACGGCTCCATGTGCATGGAGTTAAAGTCGAAGAAGGCGCGCAGTTCAGGATCCATATCCGGGTTGTTCTGCCAGGCTGGCGGAACCAGCAGGCGCATGGCACGGATGATATCCATCCCGCCGCTCAGGAACAGTTCCAGCATGTTGTCCAGCGAGCTGGAGTCAGAGCCAGTTTCGTTGACGAACGGCGCAGCATCCTGCAAATCTGGGATCAGCGGAGTTTTGAATTTGTAAGCACGTGCGCGTGCCCACTGGCGGTTACCGGCGATGGTATTGATCTCGCCGTTGTGCGCCAGATAGCGGAACGGCTGCGCCAGCGGCCAACGTGGAACCGTGTTGGTTGAGAAGCGCTGGTGGAACAGGCAAATTGCCGACTCCAGACGCAGATCGGCCAGATCGAGGTAGAAGCGTGGCAGATCCGCTGGCATGCACAGGCCTTTATAGATCGTGACCAGATTGGAGAAACTACAAACGTAGAACTCTTTATCTTCAATGCGCTTTTCGATACGGCGACGCGCCATGAACAGGCGACGTTCCATATCACGTTGACGCCAGCCAGCCGGGGCGTTAACGAAAATTTGCTCAATACGCGGCATAGACGACAGGGCAATTTCCCCCAGTACATCCGGGTTGGTTGGAACTTCACGCCAGCCCAATACGGACAGCGTTTCGTTCTGCAACTCTTCTTCTACAATCCGACGCGTGGCGCGAGCCAGCTCTTCGTCTTGATTGAGAAACATCATGCCAACGGCGTAGTTTTTGGCTAAACGCCAGCCGTGCTCTTCCGCCACCAGACGAAAGAAACGATCGGGCTTCTGAAGTAATAAACCGCAGCCGTCGCCAGTCTTGCCGTCAGCAAGGATTGCGCCACGGTGCTGCATGCGTGCGAGTGCGTGAATCGCGGTACGCACTACTTTGTGGCTCGGCTCACCTTCTATATGGGCGATTAATCCGAAACCACAGTTATCTCTCTCTTGGGATGCATCGTACAACATGTTAGTGAACCTCCCCAGGCTCTGTGTGACTCTCACAACCTACTGCGAGAAAGCACCGTGGCGTTGAGCGGCTAGTATTACGCTCTCTTCTTCGGCCTCTCGTGACGGTCTCACAAGTGGTAAATGACTTGTTTTTAGAGGGAGTCTTCATTTACTGCATAAATATGACGAGTTGTGTACCCGTCAGGAAAGCTTCCAGCGGATCCCCAAATTAGCGAGAAAGCCTGTTCAGGTCAAATACCAGTGTAAAATGTGCTGATAAGCGATAATTTTTAATTATACCTATGAAAGATAATGATTTTTTTAGAAAAACAATCTCGGTAAATGAATATGGCGTTTAATTGAAGTGTGAGCTGTATCACTATACAAAAGCGTGAGAACCCTTCTCCGTGCTACGTTCTTTCTGTGTTGCAGCATATTGTGCTGTATATGGCTACTTTTAGATTTTATGAAACTATTTTTAAGTGTTGCTTCATCTTTTCATTAAGCGAGCATGCGGGATAAGAAAAATTAATTAACACGGATGTGAGTTTATTTTCACTAAAAGCGAATAAAAATGCATTTCATTGGGATGTGTGTGATTGATCGCGGTCATCGCGAAGGGGGCGAGAGAAAGGTAGTCTGCTGTTCCTCAAGGGAGCAGGTTAGAATATGCAATTGCAAAAATTAATCAATATGTTTGGCGGAAATCTTCAACGCCGCTATGGCGAGAAGGTTCACAAGCTGACGTTGCACGGCGGATTTAATTGCCCAAACCGTGACGGGACGCTGGGGCGGGGCGGTTGTACGTTCTGCAATGTGGCCTCGTTTGCCGATGAGCAGATGCAGCAGCGCAGCATTGCACAACAGCTGGAAGCGCAGGCGGGAAAGGTGAACCGAGCCAAGCGCTATCTGGCGTATTTTCAGGCGTATACCAGCACCTATGCCGAGGTTCAGGTGCTGGAAAGCATGTATCAGGAAGCGCTGAAGCAGGCCGAAATGGTGGGGCTTTGTGTGGGCACTCGCCCCGACTGCGTGCCCGATGCGGTGCTGGATTTGCTGTCCCGCTATCATGAACAGGGTTATGAGGTCTGGCTGGAGCTGGGGCTGCAAAGCGCATGTGACAAAACGCTGCACCGAATTAATCGCGGCCATGACTTCGCCTGCTATCAGGAAACCACCCGCCGTGCGCGTGAGCGCGGGCTGAAGGTGTGTAGCCATCTGATTGTGGGTTTACCGGGAGAGGACGCACAGCGCTGTTTATCGACGCTGGAGCAGGTTATCGAGACCGGCGTGGAAGGCATTAAGCTTCATCCTCTCCATATCGTCGAAGGCAGCACGATGGCGAAGGCCTGGCGAGCGGGAAGGCTGCCCGAGCTGGCGCTGGATCGCTACGTGGAGACAGCGGGAGAGATGATTCGCCATACGCCGCCGGATGTGATTTATCACCGTATTTCTGCCAGCGCCCGCCGTCCGACCCTGCTGGCTCCGCTCTGGTGTGAAAACCGCTGGACGGGCATGGTCGAGCTGGATCGCTATCTGCAAACGCATGGTGTACAGGGTTCTGCGCTGGGCACGCCCTACCGCTACGCTAGTATGTAATGCGTCAAAAGACACGAGCAGTAGCGGCTGATATTTCGTGTTGTGAATCTACGGGGTAGCGCCGTATAAGTCGCTATTTTACGTTATGATGCGCGGGTTGGTGACTAAGGGAAATCGCTATGAAGCAAATTCGTCTGTTGGCGCAGTACTATGTTGATTTGATGGTAAAACTGGGGCTTGTCCGTTTTTCACTGCTGCTGGCCTCGGTATTGGTGCTGCTGGCGATGGTGGTGCAAATGGCGGTCACCCTGTTGCTCAGCGGGGAAGTCGAAAATATCGACGTCGTTCGCTCCATTTTCTTCGGGCTGTTGATTACGCCCTGGGCCGTTTATTTTCTCTCCGTGGTGGTGGAACAGCTCGAAGAGTCGCGCCAGCGGCTGGCGAAGCTGGTGGCGAAACTGGAAGAAATGCGTCACCGGGATCTGGAGCTGAATGTGCAGCTTCAGGAGAATATCGCGCAGCTTAATCAGGAAATCGCTGACCGTATCAAAGCGGAAGACGCGCGTGTGCTGGTGATGAGCCGACTCAAAGAAGAAATGTCCCGCCGCGAACAGGCGCAGATTGAGCTGGAGCAACAGTCGGCGCTGCTGCGCTCGTTCCTCGATGCTTCGCCGGATTTGGTTTACTACCGTAACGAAGAGAAAGAATTCTCCGGCTGCAACCGTGCGATGGAACTGCTGGTGGGCAAAAGCCAGAAGCAGCTCATTGGCCTGACGCCGCAAGATGTTTACGCTCCCGATATTGCCGAGAAAGTGATGGAGACGGACGAAAAAGTGTTCCGTCACAACGTTTCTCTGACCTATGAACAATGGCTGGTTTATCCCGATGGCCGTAAAGCCTGTTTTGAGCTGCGCAAGGTGCCGTTTTATGACCGAATGGGCAAACGTCACGGGCTGATGGGATTTGGACGCGATATAACGGAGCGTAAGCGTTACCAGGACGCGTTAGAGAACGCCAGTAGGGAGAAGACCACCTTTATCTCAACTATCAGCCACGAGCTTCGTACGCCGCTTAATGGCATTGTCGGGTTAAGTCGCATCCTGCTGGATACTCAACTCGACCCTGAGCAGCAAAAATACCTGAAAACCATCCACGTCAGCGCGATTACGCTGGGCAATATCTTTAACGACGTAATCGAGATGGACAAACAGGAGCGCCGCAAGGTGCAACTGGATAACCAGCCGCTCGATTTCACCGGTTTCCTGGTGGATCTGGAAAACCTCGGCGGCCTGCTGGCGGAGCCGAAAGGCCTGAAGCTGATTATGGACCAGCATCATCCTCTGCCGCAGAAAGTCATGACTGACGGAACGCGCCTGCGGCAGATTCTGTGGAACCTGCTCAGTAACGCGGTGAAATTCACGCCGAAGGGTGAGAACGGCAAAAAAGGCGAAATTGTGGTGCGCGTCTGGCATGAAAAGGGCGATCGCCTGCGCTTTGAGGTGGAAGATTCCGGGATGGGTATTCCGGCGGATGAGTTGGAAAAAATCTTCGCCATGTATTATCAGGTCAAAGACCAGCACGGCGGGAAACCCGCAACGGGCACGGGAATTGGTCTGGCGGTGTCGAAGCGTCTGGCACAGAACATGGGGGGCGATATCCAGGTTTCCAGCACGCAAGGCAAGGGTTCCTGCTTTACCCTGACGGTGATTGCACCGAGCGTCGATGAAGTAGGAAATGGCCTAGATGATGATTTGCCGTTACCGGCGCTGCACGTTCTGCTGGTGGAAGATATCGAACTGAACGTGGTGGTCGCGCGTTCGGTGCTGGAAAAACTGGGGAACAGTGTGGATGTCGCGATGACCGGACAGGAAGCGCTGGACATGTTTGATCCCGATGAGTTCGATCTGGTGTTGCTCGATATCCAACTGCCGGATATGACCGGGCTGGACGTGGCGCGTCAGCTGCGTTCACGCTATGGCAAACGTAGCATGCCGCCGCTGGTGGCGCTGACGGCGAACGTGCTGAAAGATAAACGTGAATATCTGGATGCGGGTATGGATGACGTGCTCAGCAAGCCGCTATCGGTGCCAGCGCTGACGGCCATCATCAAACAATTCTGGGATACTCATACGGCGTGGACGGAAGAACCGATGATTGAGGAAGGTGATGAAATGGCAAATGCAGAAGACGATCTGCTGGATATCCCAATGCTGGAACAGTATCTGGATTTGGTGGGGCCGAAATTGATCCACCAGAGTCTGGAGATGTTTGAGCAGATGATGCCGGGCTATCTGGCTATTCTGGATTCCAACATGACGGCGCGCGACCAGAAAGGCATTACGGAAGAAGGGCACAAAATTAAAGGGGCGGCGGGTTCCGTCGGGTTACGGCATCTACAGCAAGTTGCCCAGCAGATTCAGACCTCATCGCTACCGGCATGGTGGGATAACGTGCAGGAATGGGTTGATGAGCTTAAGCATGACTGGCGTCATGACGTTCAGGTACTGCGTGATTGGGTCGCAAAAGCAGAAAAAGAATCCTGATACGGTGAGTTGCAGCCACAGGGACGTGGCGAGCAAAACGGTTAGAAAATTTTTTTTCGTCTCACGCGATATCATGCAAAAAGGCGTCAGATTAAGTGGTGTTTACGATTGAAGAGGGGTCGAGGATGCGAGGGATTTGCA
This region includes:
- the gltB gene encoding glutamate synthase large subunit — encoded protein: MLYDASQERDNCGFGLIAHIEGEPSHKVVRTAIHALARMQHRGAILADGKTGDGCGLLLQKPDRFFRLVAEEHGWRLAKNYAVGMMFLNQDEELARATRRIVEEELQNETLSVLGWREVPTNPDVLGEIALSSMPRIEQIFVNAPAGWRQRDMERRLFMARRRIEKRIEDKEFYVCSFSNLVTIYKGLCMPADLPRFYLDLADLRLESAICLFHQRFSTNTVPRWPLAQPFRYLAHNGEINTIAGNRQWARARAYKFKTPLIPDLQDAAPFVNETGSDSSSLDNMLELFLSGGMDIIRAMRLLVPPAWQNNPDMDPELRAFFDFNSMHMEPWDGPAGIVMSDGRYAACNLDRNGLRPARYVITKDKLITCASEVGIWDYQPDEVVEKGRVGPGELMVIDTRSGRILHSAETDDDLKSRHPYKEWMEKNVKRLVPFEELPDDQVGSREFDDELLETFQKQYGYSSEELDQVIRVLGENGQEATGSMGDDTPFAVLSSRPRIIYDYFRQQFAQVTNPPIDPLREAHVMSLATSIGREMNVFCEAEGQAHRLSFKSPILLYSDFTQLTSQDELHYRADTLDLTFDPSQQTLQQTIEKLCDEAESKVRDGAVLLVLSDRGISESRLPVPAPMAVGAVQRRLVEKSLRCDANIIVETASARDPHHFAVLLGFGATAIYPYLAYETLARMVDNHTIDKPYRAVMLNYRNGINKGLYKIMSKMGISTIASYRCSKLFEAVGLHKDVSTQCFLGVVSRIGGANYSDFEQDLLNLSKRAWLKRKTLEQGGLLKFVHGGEYHAYNPDVVTTLQTAVKSGEYSDYEQYAKLVNERPAATLRDLLALKPQEGAAIAIDSVEPASEMFKRFDTAAMSIGALSPEAHESLAEAMNGLGGFSNSGEGGEDPARYGTNKVSRIKQVASGRFGVTPAYLVNADVIQIKVAQGAKPGEGGQLPGDKVTPYIARLRYSVPGVTLISPPPHHDIYSIEDLAQLIFDLKQVNPKAMISVKLVSEPGVGTIATGVAKAYADLITIAGYDGGTGASPLSSVKYAGCPWELGLVETQQALVSNGLRHKIRLQVDGGLKTGLDIVKAAILGAESFGFGTGPMVALGCKYLRICHLNNCATGVATQDEKLRRDHYHGLPERVTNYFHFIAHETRVLMAELGVSRLVDLIGRTDLLVELDGFSAKQNKLDLSPLLHAAQPQPGKALYCTESNLSFDKGLLNKELLAQAQPHIDSKQGKALYFDIRNTDRSVGATLSGAIAEKHGDQGLAGDPIKAHFSGTAGQSFGVWNAGGVELKLTGDANDYVGKGMAGGSISVRPPVGSAFRSHEASIIGNTCLYGATGGKLFAAGRAGERFAVRNSGCITVVEGIGDNGCEYMTGGIVCVLGRTGVNFGAGMTGGFAYVLDEDGEFRKRVNPELVEVLDVEELAIHEEHLRGLITEHVQNTGSHRGEEILANWPTWAPKFALVKPKSSDVKALLGHRSRSAAELRVQAQ
- a CDS encoding TIGR01212 family radical SAM protein (This family includes YhcC from E. coli K-12, an uncharacterized radical SAM protein.), whose protein sequence is MQLQKLINMFGGNLQRRYGEKVHKLTLHGGFNCPNRDGTLGRGGCTFCNVASFADEQMQQRSIAQQLEAQAGKVNRAKRYLAYFQAYTSTYAEVQVLESMYQEALKQAEMVGLCVGTRPDCVPDAVLDLLSRYHEQGYEVWLELGLQSACDKTLHRINRGHDFACYQETTRRARERGLKVCSHLIVGLPGEDAQRCLSTLEQVIETGVEGIKLHPLHIVEGSTMAKAWRAGRLPELALDRYVETAGEMIRHTPPDVIYHRISASARRPTLLAPLWCENRWTGMVELDRYLQTHGVQGSALGTPYRYASM
- the arcB gene encoding aerobic respiration two-component sensor histidine kinase ArcB, which encodes MKQIRLLAQYYVDLMVKLGLVRFSLLLASVLVLLAMVVQMAVTLLLSGEVENIDVVRSIFFGLLITPWAVYFLSVVVEQLEESRQRLAKLVAKLEEMRHRDLELNVQLQENIAQLNQEIADRIKAEDARVLVMSRLKEEMSRREQAQIELEQQSALLRSFLDASPDLVYYRNEEKEFSGCNRAMELLVGKSQKQLIGLTPQDVYAPDIAEKVMETDEKVFRHNVSLTYEQWLVYPDGRKACFELRKVPFYDRMGKRHGLMGFGRDITERKRYQDALENASREKTTFISTISHELRTPLNGIVGLSRILLDTQLDPEQQKYLKTIHVSAITLGNIFNDVIEMDKQERRKVQLDNQPLDFTGFLVDLENLGGLLAEPKGLKLIMDQHHPLPQKVMTDGTRLRQILWNLLSNAVKFTPKGENGKKGEIVVRVWHEKGDRLRFEVEDSGMGIPADELEKIFAMYYQVKDQHGGKPATGTGIGLAVSKRLAQNMGGDIQVSSTQGKGSCFTLTVIAPSVDEVGNGLDDDLPLPALHVLLVEDIELNVVVARSVLEKLGNSVDVAMTGQEALDMFDPDEFDLVLLDIQLPDMTGLDVARQLRSRYGKRSMPPLVALTANVLKDKREYLDAGMDDVLSKPLSVPALTAIIKQFWDTHTAWTEEPMIEEGDEMANAEDDLLDIPMLEQYLDLVGPKLIHQSLEMFEQMMPGYLAILDSNMTARDQKGITEEGHKIKGAAGSVGLRHLQQVAQQIQTSSLPAWWDNVQEWVDELKHDWRHDVQVLRDWVAKAEKES